From one Rhodamnia argentea isolate NSW1041297 chromosome 1, ASM2092103v1, whole genome shotgun sequence genomic stretch:
- the LOC115733469 gene encoding uncharacterized protein LOC115733469: protein MEMRIRSGLLLLLISSSLSLITKAELGGSVFFVDSSNHQYLRHRSPDDASEFKSVSPSEVGAAVSVLLGLAPPVSLSATGSSKLNEVLMPNPFDRPRAAFVLEVTGVEDLLPLFKSNLFTNAFMDKVISGSDKAEIRLPEEEALLVSLDESSASDFASLSDDEIGKFASWMGGSYVTDMSESLEGELTFPLGNGAKMSLHMSKEAARKYIASLMSLVNGVRRAIDMHEDFSQGTRRPSELIKGCFDGIKVLKEEHGTEGVAEQGLLVLLATLSKSYNLLQEAYKGQIVGVILLGNAASSQSDSLLDVTFTSRPSVRWLAEAEGSANATEAGVVLVRRTLAWVTGIILLISTLLGIYLLLNMPLTKDTLLYSNVKLD from the exons GCTGAACTTGGCGGTTCTGTTTTCTTCGTGGATAGCTCGAATCACCAGTATCTGCGGCATCGATCCCCTGACGATGCTTCTGAG TTCAAATCAGTGTCGCCATCTGAAGTTGGTGCTGCAGTGTCAGTACTACTTGGCTTGGCACCCCCTGTTTCACTTTCAGCCACTGGTTCTTCCAAG TTGAATGAGGTTCTCATGCCGAATCCGTTCGATAGACCTCGTGCTGCTTTTGTTTTGGAGGTGACAGGAGTTGAAG ATCTTCTTCCCTTGTTCAAATCCAATCTATTTACAAATGCCTTCATGGACAAGGTTATTTCTGGGTCAGATAAAGCTGAAATTCGACTCCCAG AGGAAGAAGCATTGTTAGTTTCCCTTGATGAGTCCTCAGCATCTGATTTTGCATCTCTCAGTGATgatgaaattggaaaattt GCTTCCTGGATGGGTGGATCTTATGTCACTGATATGTCGGAATCGTTAGAAGGGGAGTTGACTTTCCCTCTAGGAAATGGCGCAAAGATGAGTCTCCATATGTCAAAG GAAGCAGCTAGGAAATACATAGCTAGTCTTATGTCTCTTGTTAATGGTGTAAGAAGGGCTATTGATATGCATGAAGATTTTTCACAAGGCACAAGAAGACCTTCCGAGTTGATCAAAGGCTGTTTCGATGGTATTAAG GTCTTAAAAGAGGAGCATGGAACTGAAGGTGTTGCTGAACAAGGATTACTTGTATTGCTTGCTACCTTGTCCAAATCATATAATCTTTTGCAGGAAGCATATAAAG GTCAAATTGTTGGAGTAATACTTTTGGGCAATGCGGCCTCTTCCCAGTCGGACTCTTTGTTAGATGTGACTTTTACTTCTCGGCCGTCAGTGCGATGGTTGGCAGAAGCTGAAGGCTCGGCAAATGCAACTGAAGCTGGAGTGGTGTTAGTTAGACGGACTCTTGCTTGGGTAACCGGGATTATTCTTCTTATTTCCACTCTCTTGGGG ATCTATCTCCTTCTGAATATGCCTCTAACAAAGGACACCCTGCTGTATTCGAATGTCAAGCTTGACTAA